In a genomic window of Pseudoxanthomonas indica:
- a CDS encoding aldo/keto reductase, translated as METRFLGRSGLKVSALGFGAGTFGGKGPLFGAWGNTDVTQARRMIDLCLDAGLTFFDTADVYSDGASESVLGQALRGRRDQVILSSKTGLRLGDGANDTGTSRLRLIKAVEASLQRLGTDYLDLLQLHAFDAMTPIEETLSTLDDLVRAGKLRYLGVSNFSGWQLMKSLGIADRHGWSRYVANQTYYSLVGRDYEWELMPLGLDQGVGAVVWSPLGWGRLTGRIRRGAPLPENSRLHDTADIGPPVEQERLYRIIDVLEDIAGETGKAIPQVAINWLLQRPTVATVLIGARNEEQLQQNLGAIGWSLSAEQVARLDAVSAIQTPYPYYPYWRGQFSERSPLPV; from the coding sequence ATGGAAACCCGCTTCCTCGGCCGCTCCGGCCTGAAAGTCTCCGCCCTCGGTTTTGGCGCCGGCACCTTTGGCGGCAAGGGACCGTTGTTTGGCGCCTGGGGCAACACCGACGTGACGCAGGCCCGGCGCATGATCGATCTCTGCCTGGATGCCGGACTCACCTTTTTCGACACGGCGGACGTGTACTCGGACGGCGCTTCCGAATCCGTGCTGGGCCAGGCCCTGCGCGGCCGTCGCGACCAGGTGATCCTGTCGAGCAAGACCGGCCTGCGCCTGGGCGACGGCGCCAACGACACCGGCACCTCGCGCCTGCGCTTGATCAAGGCGGTGGAGGCATCCCTGCAACGGCTCGGCACCGACTACCTGGACCTGCTGCAGTTGCATGCCTTTGATGCGATGACGCCCATCGAGGAAACGCTGTCCACCCTTGATGACCTGGTGCGCGCCGGCAAGCTGCGCTACCTGGGCGTGTCCAATTTCTCCGGCTGGCAGCTGATGAAGTCATTGGGCATCGCCGATCGCCACGGCTGGTCACGCTATGTAGCCAACCAGACGTACTACTCGCTGGTGGGACGCGACTACGAGTGGGAGCTGATGCCGCTGGGCCTGGATCAAGGCGTCGGTGCGGTGGTCTGGAGCCCGCTGGGCTGGGGTCGCCTGACCGGCAGGATTCGCCGGGGCGCGCCACTGCCGGAAAACAGCCGCCTGCACGACACTGCCGACATCGGTCCGCCCGTTGAGCAGGAGCGCCTGTACCGGATCATTGATGTGCTGGAAGACATCGCCGGTGAAACCGGCAAGGCCATTCCGCAGGTTGCGATCAACTGGCTGCTGCAGCGGCCAACCGTCGCCACCGTGTTGATTGGTGCGCGCAACGAGGAACAACTGCAGCAGAACCTGGGCGCCATCGGCTGGAGTCTGTCCGCCGAACAGGTCGCCCGACTCGACGCCGTGAGCGCCATCCAAACACCGTACCCGTACTATCCGTACTGGCGCGGCCAATTTTCCGAACGCAGCCCGCTGCCCGTCTGA
- a CDS encoding MFS transporter: MTSSASRPGLPLALYALTAGAFGIGTTEFVIMGLLMQVSADLQVSLAAAGLLISGYALGVFVGAPLLTAATSRLPRKAVLVALMILFTVGNLACALAPNYTVLMIARVVTSLAHGTFFGVGAVVATHLVSEDRKASAISIMFTGLTVATLLGVPAGAWLGLHHGWRATFWAVAAMGVVATLVIAWLVPSEKRDANPPAFAAELRAIARPQVLLGLLMTVLGFGGMFTVYTYIQPLLTQVTGFADAAVSPILLVFGVGMIVGNLLGGRFADRRLSAALLSTLLGLALVMGLMSFALHSRVAMIVFTGLLGAAAFATVSPLQLWVLKQAGAAQSLASSLNIGAFNLGNALGAWLGGVVIAHGAGLTRLTWVGALVPLSAFVVALIAVRVQGRTSTARQHAPVRVARDCA, encoded by the coding sequence GTGACCTCCTCCGCTTCCCGCCCTGGCCTGCCGCTGGCCCTGTATGCCCTGACTGCCGGCGCCTTTGGCATCGGCACCACCGAATTCGTGATCATGGGCCTGCTGATGCAGGTGTCCGCAGATCTGCAGGTCTCCCTGGCCGCGGCCGGCCTGCTGATCTCCGGCTATGCCTTGGGCGTGTTTGTCGGCGCCCCGCTGCTTACCGCCGCGACCAGCCGCCTGCCGCGCAAGGCGGTGCTGGTGGCGCTGATGATCCTGTTCACCGTCGGCAACCTGGCCTGTGCCCTGGCGCCCAACTACACCGTGTTGATGATCGCGCGGGTGGTGACCTCGCTGGCGCATGGCACGTTCTTTGGGGTCGGCGCCGTGGTCGCCACGCATCTGGTCAGTGAAGACCGCAAGGCCTCGGCCATCTCGATCATGTTCACCGGCCTGACCGTGGCCACCCTGCTCGGCGTGCCGGCCGGCGCATGGCTGGGCCTGCATCATGGCTGGCGCGCGACGTTCTGGGCCGTGGCCGCGATGGGCGTGGTCGCCACGCTGGTGATCGCCTGGCTGGTGCCCAGCGAAAAGCGCGATGCCAACCCGCCCGCCTTCGCTGCGGAACTGCGCGCCATTGCACGGCCGCAAGTGTTGCTGGGCCTGCTGATGACCGTGCTGGGTTTTGGCGGCATGTTCACTGTGTACACCTACATCCAGCCGCTGCTGACCCAGGTGACCGGCTTTGCCGATGCGGCGGTCTCGCCCATCCTGCTGGTGTTCGGCGTTGGCATGATCGTCGGCAACCTGCTCGGGGGCCGCTTTGCGGATCGGCGCTTGTCCGCGGCGCTGTTGAGCACCTTGCTGGGGCTGGCGCTGGTGATGGGGCTGATGAGTTTTGCCCTGCACAGCCGGGTGGCGATGATCGTCTTCACCGGCCTGCTGGGCGCAGCCGCCTTTGCCACCGTGTCGCCGCTGCAACTGTGGGTGCTGAAGCAGGCCGGCGCGGCGCAGAGCCTCGCGTCGAGCTTGAACATCGGCGCGTTCAACCTGGGCAATGCACTCGGCGCCTGGCTCGGTGGTGTGGTGATCGCCCACGGCGCCGGCCTGACCCGTTTGACGTGGGTAGGCGCGCTGGTGCCGCTGTCGGCGTTCGTGGTGGCGTTGATCGCCGTTCGCGTACAAGGCCGGACTTCGACTGCTCGCCAGCACGCACCCGTGCGGGTGGCACGCGACTGCGCCTGA
- a CDS encoding LysR family transcriptional regulator: MDRVGDLTLFLRVLDLGSITAAARSLDLSVAVASQRLKRLERELGVRLLHRTTRRLHPTPEGVALAQRGRLLVEELESLGAGLREAAEEVAGTLRVTLSATFGRQYVSPLLPAFLARHPKLRMSVHLSDHVVDLVSEGFDLAIRIGALEDSGMVARRIAPNRRVLCASPEYLRRRGRPLHPEQLAGHECLLLFGSQGRQDLWRLQDPQGREVAVRVNGRYESNFGELLRDAAVAGEGIALHSLWHVAEDLRQGRLQVVMPTYAPATTAISAVMPRRQLVPPRVRAFVDLLVDAYGQTPPWELDLPPRE; encoded by the coding sequence ATGGACCGCGTCGGTGACCTGACCCTGTTCCTGCGCGTGCTGGACCTTGGCTCGATCACCGCGGCCGCGCGCAGCCTGGATCTGTCCGTGGCCGTGGCCAGCCAGCGACTCAAGCGTCTGGAACGCGAGCTTGGGGTGCGACTGCTGCACCGGACCACGCGCCGCCTGCACCCCACCCCCGAGGGCGTGGCCCTGGCGCAGCGCGGTCGCCTGCTGGTGGAAGAGCTGGAGTCGCTGGGCGCCGGGCTGCGCGAGGCCGCCGAGGAAGTGGCGGGCACCCTGCGGGTCACGCTCTCGGCGACCTTTGGCCGGCAATACGTGTCGCCCCTGCTGCCCGCCTTCCTGGCCCGCCACCCCAAGCTGCGCATGAGCGTGCATTTGAGTGACCACGTCGTGGACCTGGTCAGCGAAGGCTTCGATCTGGCCATCCGCATCGGCGCGCTGGAAGATTCCGGCATGGTCGCCCGCCGCATCGCGCCGAATCGGCGCGTGTTGTGTGCGTCGCCCGAGTACCTGCGTCGACGCGGGCGCCCGCTGCACCCGGAACAGCTGGCCGGGCACGAATGCCTGCTGCTGTTCGGCAGCCAGGGACGCCAGGACCTCTGGCGCCTGCAGGATCCGCAAGGGCGCGAAGTGGCGGTGCGGGTCAACGGGCGCTACGAAAGCAACTTCGGCGAACTCTTGCGCGATGCCGCTGTTGCGGGCGAAGGCATCGCTCTGCATTCGCTCTGGCATGTCGCCGAGGACCTGCGCCAGGGCCGATTGCAGGTGGTGATGCCGACTTATGCGCCGGCGACCACTGCCATCAGCGCGGTCATGCCGCGCCGCCAGCTGGTGCCGCCGCGGGTTCGCGCCTTCGTTGACTTGCTGGTGGACGCCTACGGCCAGACGCCGCCGTGGGAACTCGACCTGCCACCAAGGGAGTGA
- a CDS encoding DODA-type extradiol aromatic ring-opening family dioxygenase: protein MDTPALLPSLFLSHGSPMLAIEDSATGRFLDRLGQALPTPRAVLVASAHFMRPTTTVTATPAPETIHDFGGFPAALYELRYPAMGAPDLASQVLECLANAGLPAQQDDRHGLDHGVWVPLRRMYPAADIPVLALSVNPHGSAEDHFQVGRALAPLRQHGVLVVGSGGFSHNLRELDWQHAHAPAYPWVAAFTDALRTHLEAGDIASALDWKSLPHALRNHPTQEHLYPLYVALGAGSEHTHARLLHRDVELGGLALDAFAFD from the coding sequence ATGGACACGCCCGCTCTTCTCCCCTCACTTTTCCTCTCGCATGGCTCGCCGATGCTGGCCATCGAAGACTCGGCCACGGGCCGCTTCCTCGACCGGTTGGGCCAGGCATTGCCCACGCCCCGGGCCGTGCTGGTGGCTTCGGCCCATTTCATGCGCCCGACCACCACGGTCACCGCGACGCCCGCGCCCGAGACGATCCATGACTTTGGTGGTTTCCCTGCGGCTCTGTACGAACTGCGCTACCCGGCGATGGGCGCTCCCGATCTGGCGTCGCAGGTGCTGGAATGCCTGGCAAACGCCGGCCTGCCTGCACAGCAGGACGACCGCCACGGCCTGGACCACGGCGTCTGGGTGCCGCTGCGGCGGATGTACCCGGCTGCCGACATACCGGTGTTGGCCTTGTCAGTGAACCCGCATGGCAGCGCTGAGGACCACTTCCAGGTCGGTCGCGCGCTGGCGCCCCTGCGTCAGCACGGCGTGCTAGTGGTGGGCTCGGGCGGCTTTTCGCACAACCTGCGCGAACTGGACTGGCAACACGCCCACGCGCCCGCCTATCCGTGGGTCGCGGCCTTCACGGATGCGCTGCGCACGCATCTGGAAGCCGGCGACATCGCTTCGGCACTGGACTGGAAGTCCCTGCCGCATGCGCTGCGCAACCACCCCACCCAGGAACATCTGTACCCGCTCTACGTCGCGCTTGGCGCCGGCAGCGAACATACCCACGCGCGCTTGCTGCATCGGGATGTGGAACTGGGTGGCCTGGCGCTGGATGCGTTCGCGTTCGACTGA
- a CDS encoding OmpA family protein, which produces MNKKLLCAALLSGLSLAQAASAQEFDDRWYLTGSAGINVQDNDRNTDDAPFGAIGLGKFISPNWSLDGEINYQNTQFERDVNLNWSQYGISLDLRRHFWLSGRTWHPYVLAGLGLQRAEEEFDAFPNPNSPGERKDNNFAAKLGGGIQAKLGRVGVRTELAYRIDFDDNAIGPSYDGSIDDGDDFADLLASVGIIIPLGPEPTAAPPPPPPPVDNCADKDDDGDGVNNCDDKCPGSQAGQTIGPDGCPVPVSIDLKGVNFDFDKSVLRPDAVAILGEATEILKRYPDLKVEVAGHTDSVGTDAYNQKLSERRAKAVYDYLTSNGVDAGRLVGPTGYGESRPLDTNDTKEGRARNRRTELNVQN; this is translated from the coding sequence ATGAACAAGAAACTGCTTTGTGCCGCGCTGCTGAGCGGTCTGAGCCTGGCGCAGGCCGCTTCGGCCCAGGAGTTCGACGACCGTTGGTACCTGACCGGTTCCGCCGGCATCAACGTCCAGGACAACGACCGCAACACCGACGATGCTCCGTTCGGTGCCATCGGTCTGGGCAAGTTCATCAGCCCGAACTGGTCCCTTGATGGTGAAATCAACTATCAGAACACCCAGTTCGAACGCGACGTCAACTTGAACTGGAGCCAGTACGGCATCTCGCTGGACCTGCGTCGCCACTTCTGGCTGTCGGGTCGCACCTGGCATCCGTACGTGCTGGCCGGCCTGGGCCTGCAGCGCGCTGAAGAAGAGTTCGATGCGTTCCCGAACCCGAATTCGCCGGGTGAGCGCAAGGACAACAACTTCGCCGCCAAGCTGGGTGGTGGTATTCAGGCCAAGCTGGGTCGCGTCGGTGTCCGCACCGAACTGGCCTACCGCATCGATTTCGACGACAACGCCATTGGCCCGTCCTACGACGGTTCGATCGACGACGGCGACGACTTTGCCGATCTGCTGGCTTCGGTCGGCATCATCATCCCGCTGGGCCCGGAGCCGACCGCTGCGCCGCCGCCGCCGCCGCCGCCGGTCGACAACTGCGCCGACAAGGATGACGACGGTGACGGCGTCAACAATTGCGACGACAAGTGCCCCGGTTCGCAGGCTGGCCAGACCATCGGTCCGGACGGCTGCCCGGTCCCGGTTTCGATCGACCTGAAGGGCGTCAACTTCGACTTCGACAAGTCGGTGCTGCGTCCGGACGCCGTCGCCATCTTGGGCGAAGCGACCGAAATCCTGAAGCGTTACCCCGACCTGAAGGTTGAAGTCGCCGGTCACACCGACTCCGTCGGTACCGATGCCTACAACCAGAAGCTGTCGGAGCGTCGCGCCAAGGCCGTGTACGACTACCTGACCAGCAATGGTGTGGACGCTGGCCGTCTGGTTGGCCCGACCGGTTACGGCGAGAGCCGTCCGCTCGACACCAACGACACCAAGGAAGGCCGTGCACGTAACCGTCGTACGGAACTGAACGTCCAGAACTAA